One segment of Rhodoflexus caldus DNA contains the following:
- a CDS encoding N-6 DNA methylase: MAFAVNKLQNVDFSDTTDAKGLAFQKFLASTEKADRGQFFTPEPVINFCVEFLQPQPHEKIIDPTCGSGGFLFSAYQYLLDNFQVSKQEIIPNLYGIDINKTIVKIAKMKLLLECNTNLNIVAQNSLEDLDELALSFGQPIENQMDIVLANPPFGTLGKITNEKLLRKYELGYKWQSQQERPPFGGNEGGFFKTKTLHTGQTPEILFIERCLQLLKEGGRMAIVLPNGMFENPSLEYLRIFIKQKARVLAVVNLPQETFIPFGTGVKTSILFLQKETEKDISKKVFFGRVTKLGYQGNKNGTAIYKKDEFGNLLKDKNKEPILDEDFSKIIQDYKTFQQTNEIETENSFSFPVAELNGRFDFDYYAPENRKLLNKLKSLNAVKLSDLCEIVKTKSKKLSQANGTVDYIELSDINTHSYEIINATSYLVHELPSRASYEVRENDILTAVAGNSIGTSKHATALVTKDYEGNICTNGFRILRNCKVDLYYLLYYLRTEMFLKQVFMYRTGAAIPNISDYDLGRILVYLPEEKVLQEISKKVRYSFELRKQAKEEVEKIRVAF; this comes from the coding sequence TTGGCTTTTGCAGTCAATAAATTGCAAAATGTAGATTTTTCGGATACCACAGATGCCAAAGGTTTGGCGTTTCAGAAGTTTTTGGCGAGTACCGAAAAAGCAGACAGAGGACAGTTTTTTACCCCCGAACCTGTAATAAATTTTTGTGTGGAGTTCTTGCAACCGCAACCTCACGAAAAAATCATTGACCCGACTTGTGGTAGTGGCGGTTTTCTGTTTTCCGCCTATCAATACTTGTTAGATAATTTTCAGGTTTCTAAACAAGAAATTATCCCAAACCTTTACGGCATTGACATCAATAAAACGATAGTCAAGATTGCCAAAATGAAGTTGCTTTTAGAGTGCAATACAAACCTGAATATCGTTGCTCAAAATTCCTTAGAAGACTTGGACGAATTGGCTTTATCTTTTGGACAACCAATTGAAAACCAAATGGATATAGTGTTAGCAAATCCACCTTTTGGCACATTAGGAAAAATTACGAATGAAAAATTATTGCGGAAATATGAATTAGGCTATAAGTGGCAAAGCCAACAAGAACGTCCCCCTTTTGGGGGGAATGAGGGGGGCTTTTTCAAAACCAAAACTTTACACACAGGACAAACCCCTGAAATCCTGTTTATTGAAAGATGTTTGCAACTTTTGAAAGAAGGTGGTAGAATGGCAATCGTTTTGCCTAATGGAATGTTTGAAAATCCATCTTTGGAATATTTGCGTATTTTTATCAAGCAAAAAGCAAGAGTTTTGGCAGTAGTCAATTTGCCACAAGAAACTTTTATACCTTTTGGAACAGGCGTAAAAACATCTATTTTATTTTTGCAAAAAGAAACTGAAAAAGATATTTCTAAAAAAGTATTTTTTGGCAGAGTTACCAAGTTAGGTTATCAAGGCAACAAAAACGGTACAGCCATTTACAAAAAAGATGAATTTGGCAACTTGTTGAAAGACAAAAACAAAGAGCCAATTTTGGACGAAGATTTTAGCAAAATCATTCAAGATTACAAAACATTTCAACAAACCAACGAAATAGAAACAGAAAACAGTTTTTCATTTCCTGTGGCTGAACTCAACGGAAGATTTGACTTTGATTATTACGCACCCGAAAACCGAAAATTGCTTAACAAACTCAAAAGTCTAAATGCCGTAAAACTTTCAGACCTTTGCGAAATAGTGAAAACGAAAAGCAAAAAACTTTCACAGGCAAATGGTACGGTTGATTACATAGAACTTTCGGACATCAATACGCATAGTTACGAGATTATCAATGCAACAAGTTATTTAGTTCACGAATTGCCAAGCCGAGCAAGTTATGAAGTCCGAGAAAATGATATTTTGACAGCAGTAGCAGGCAATTCCATAGGAACAAGCAAACACGCCACCGCCTTAGTAACAAAAGACTATGAAGGTAATATTTGTACCAATGGTTTCAGAATTTTGCGAAACTGCAAAGTAGATTTATACTATTTGCTCTATTATTTGCGAACAGAAATGTTTTTGAAACAAGTTTTTATGTACCGCACAGGTGCAGCCATTCCGAACATTTCCGACTACGATTTAGGCAGAATTTTGGTTTATTTACCCGAAGAGAAAGTTTTGCAAGAAATAAGCAAAAAAGTCCGTTATTCTTTTGAACTTCGCAAACAAGCCAAAGAGGAAGTAGAAAAAATAAGGGTAGCGTTTTAG